From Salarias fasciatus chromosome 12, fSalaFa1.1, whole genome shotgun sequence, the proteins below share one genomic window:
- the LOC115398672 gene encoding selenocysteine insertion sequence-binding protein 2-like isoform X1 — protein sequence MDKESKRSPALDRTNQRRQKNGPTEPHTPSSTNLVLPNPHVSQQALRGSGSSPKLQGSRGFASRGRGYSNSLPVSGTSESLLQRDRSTGDPQGKNTKRNDSQGRTTGRNSVDSQRKGFRGARSAPSSAGKPKSAQTLSALFEVKMADFPELSGVSSSKTAPPVSQTDCWGPSPPSTDPKTPQLASSWKSHGRGSFPEPQQSATDVQSDASVVPPAQPVVASWANIASQPPKKPVLKDKTISNNHMELEDVSEQQEEGSARKKKRKKKKGKGTTEDVIVQAEEPRMPQEPPKFEDEEEFPGLAPASVRADRLLLSSSVKLCNEGNQREGDQHPSRDQNTEKPPTAKSQSTETTKKGQKAEKVSGKKSKVPVQLDIGNMLAALEKKQQSQKAKQDAKPLILSVGGGLPVVQKQQSGLKKPPWQQDKIAHNPLDSTSPLVKKGKQREVPKAKKPTPLKRVILKEREERKQRRLLEERGLLPEEESRPLHDATEEEEQCDTNDTDEVDGPREELDDETDLNDTSQIAEDGDEETGIEESEQQQVTSAESHTAHTPKIHSRKFRDYCSQMLSKDVDECVSTLLKELVRFQDRLYQKDPMKARMKRRIVMGLREVLKHLKLRKVKCVIISPNCERIQAKGGLDEALHTIIDTCREQDVPFVFALSRKALGRCVNKAVPVSLVGIFNYDGAQDFYHKMIELSSEARRAYELMVSGLEPSGQAETEQEANADEQQINTEELKPDQDCTLPEEPEYIKVWKKMLEKSCSHAILTFEEQLSSLHFNSECTENSEEDERS from the exons ATGGACAAG GAGAGTAAACGGTCACCTGCCTTAGACCGTACAAACCAGAGGAGGCAGAAGAATGGGCCCACTGAGCCTCACACACCATCTTCAACCAACCTGGTGTTGCCAAATCCACATGTGTCCCAGCAGGCTCTCAGAGG GAGTGGCTCAAGCCCAAAGCTCCAGGGATCCAGAGGTTTTGCGTCCAGGGGTCGTGGTTACAGCAATAGCCTACCTGTCAGTGGCACCAGTGAAAGTctcctgcagagagacagatcTACAGGGGACCCACAGGGAAAG aaCACAAAGAGGAATGATTCTCaaggaagaaccacaggaagaaacTCAGTGGATTCACAGAGAAAAG GTTTCAGAGGCGCCAGGTCAGCCCCAAGCTCTGCAGGGAAGCCAAAATCAGCACAGACTCTCTCAGCCCTGTTTGAggtgaaaatggctgatttcCCGGAGTTATCAGGCGTTTCATCGAGCAAAACAGCCCCTCCTGTTTCCCAGACGGACTGCTGGGGTCCAAGTCCACCATCCACAGACCCCAAAACTCCTCAACTGGCATCTTCCTGGAAG TCTCACGGGAGAGGATCTTTTCCTGAACCCCAACAAAGTGCCACAGATGTTCAGTCCGATGCCTCTGTTGTCCCTCCAG ctcagCCTGTGGTCGCGTCCTGGGCTAACATCGCATCGCAACCCCCAAAGAAACCTGTTCTTAAAGACAAGACAATCAGCAACAACCACATGGAG TTGGAGGATGTGtctgaacagcaggaggaagggtctgccaggaagaaaaagaggaagaaaaagaagggtAAAGGCACAACGGAGGATGTTATAGTCCAGGCAGAAGAACCACGAATGCCTCAAGAGCCTCCAAAGTTTGAG GATGAAGAAGAGTTCCCTGGCTTGGCTCCTGCTTCAGTCCGAGCTGACAGgctgctcctcagcagcagtGTAAAGCTATGCAATGAG GGAAACCAAAGAGAAGGAGACCAGCACCCCTCCAGGGACCAGAACACTGAGAAACCCCCGACAGCAAAGAGTCAGTCAACAGAAACCACCAAGAAAGGGCAG AAAGCTGAAAAGGTCTCTGGGAAGAAAAGCAAAGTGCCTGTCCAGCTCGACATTGGAAACATGCTGGCTGCCCTGGAAAAGAAGCAACAGTCTCAGAAAGCCAAACAGGATGCCAAACCGCTCATCCTCTCAG TTGGCGGAGGACTTCCAGTTGTTCAGAAACAACAGTCAGGCCTGAAGAAGCCTCCCTGGCAGCAGGATAAGATCGCTCATAATCCCCTGGACTCCACCAGCCCTCTGGTAAAGAAAGGCAAGCAGAGAGAGGTGCCCAAAGCCAAGAAACCCACTCCTCTCAAGAGG GttattttgaaagagagagaggagcgaaaACAGAGGcgtctgctggaggagagaggactgCTGCCTGAAGAGGAGTCCAGACCTCTCCATGAtgccacagaggaagaagagcagtgTGACACGAACGACACCG ATGAGGTGGACGGCCCTCGGGAGGAGTTGGACGATGAGACGGACTTGAACGACACGAGTCAGATCGCAGAAGACGGTGATGAAGAGACTGGAATAGAagagagcgagcagcagcaAGTCACCTCAGCCGAGTcccacacagcacacacacctaAGATCCACAGCAGAAAGTTTAGAga CTACTGCAGCCAGATGCTGAGCAAGGACGTGGACGAGTGTGTGAGCaccctgctgaaggagctggtcCGCTTCCAGGACCGCTTGTACCAGAAGGATCCCATGAAGGCCCGCATGAAGAGACGCATCGTGATGGGCCTCCGGGAAGTCCTCAAGCACCTCAAACTCAGGAAAGTCAAGTGCGTCATCATCTCGCCCAACTGTGAACGCATCCAGGCCAAAG GCGGTCTGGACGAGGCTCTGCACACCATCATCGACACGTGTCGAGAGCAGGACGTGCCCTTCGTCTTCGCTCTGTCCAGGAAGGCTCTGGGCCGCTGTGTCAACAAGGCCGTGCCCGTCAGCCTGGTGGGCATCTTCAACTACGACGGCGctcag GACTTCTACCACAAGATGATCGAGCTGTCGTCCGAGGCCAGGAGAGCCTACGAGCTGATGGTGTCGGGCCTGGAGCCGAGCGGCCAGGCGGAGACGGAGCAGGAAGCGAACGCTGACGAGCAGCAGATCAACACCGAGGAGCTGAAGCCTGATCAGGACTGCACACTGCCAGAGGAACCAGAGTACA taAAAGTTTGGAAGAAAATGCTGGAGAAGAGCTGCAGCCATGCGATCCTGACCTTcgaggagcagctgagctccCTGCACTTCAACAGTGAATGTACTGAAAACAGTGAGGAAGACGAGAGGAGTTGA
- the LOC115398672 gene encoding selenocysteine insertion sequence-binding protein 2-like isoform X2 codes for MDKESKRSPALDRTNQRRQKNGPTEPHTPSSTNLVLPNPHVSQQALRGGSSPKLQGSRGFASRGRGYSNSLPVSGTSESLLQRDRSTGDPQGKNTKRNDSQGRTTGRNSVDSQRKGFRGARSAPSSAGKPKSAQTLSALFEVKMADFPELSGVSSSKTAPPVSQTDCWGPSPPSTDPKTPQLASSWKSHGRGSFPEPQQSATDVQSDASVVPPAQPVVASWANIASQPPKKPVLKDKTISNNHMELEDVSEQQEEGSARKKKRKKKKGKGTTEDVIVQAEEPRMPQEPPKFEDEEEFPGLAPASVRADRLLLSSSVKLCNEGNQREGDQHPSRDQNTEKPPTAKSQSTETTKKGQKAEKVSGKKSKVPVQLDIGNMLAALEKKQQSQKAKQDAKPLILSVGGGLPVVQKQQSGLKKPPWQQDKIAHNPLDSTSPLVKKGKQREVPKAKKPTPLKRVILKEREERKQRRLLEERGLLPEEESRPLHDATEEEEQCDTNDTDEVDGPREELDDETDLNDTSQIAEDGDEETGIEESEQQQVTSAESHTAHTPKIHSRKFRDYCSQMLSKDVDECVSTLLKELVRFQDRLYQKDPMKARMKRRIVMGLREVLKHLKLRKVKCVIISPNCERIQAKGGLDEALHTIIDTCREQDVPFVFALSRKALGRCVNKAVPVSLVGIFNYDGAQDFYHKMIELSSEARRAYELMVSGLEPSGQAETEQEANADEQQINTEELKPDQDCTLPEEPEYIKVWKKMLEKSCSHAILTFEEQLSSLHFNSECTENSEEDERS; via the exons ATGGACAAG GAGAGTAAACGGTCACCTGCCTTAGACCGTACAAACCAGAGGAGGCAGAAGAATGGGCCCACTGAGCCTCACACACCATCTTCAACCAACCTGGTGTTGCCAAATCCACATGTGTCCCAGCAGGCTCTCAGAGG TGGCTCAAGCCCAAAGCTCCAGGGATCCAGAGGTTTTGCGTCCAGGGGTCGTGGTTACAGCAATAGCCTACCTGTCAGTGGCACCAGTGAAAGTctcctgcagagagacagatcTACAGGGGACCCACAGGGAAAG aaCACAAAGAGGAATGATTCTCaaggaagaaccacaggaagaaacTCAGTGGATTCACAGAGAAAAG GTTTCAGAGGCGCCAGGTCAGCCCCAAGCTCTGCAGGGAAGCCAAAATCAGCACAGACTCTCTCAGCCCTGTTTGAggtgaaaatggctgatttcCCGGAGTTATCAGGCGTTTCATCGAGCAAAACAGCCCCTCCTGTTTCCCAGACGGACTGCTGGGGTCCAAGTCCACCATCCACAGACCCCAAAACTCCTCAACTGGCATCTTCCTGGAAG TCTCACGGGAGAGGATCTTTTCCTGAACCCCAACAAAGTGCCACAGATGTTCAGTCCGATGCCTCTGTTGTCCCTCCAG ctcagCCTGTGGTCGCGTCCTGGGCTAACATCGCATCGCAACCCCCAAAGAAACCTGTTCTTAAAGACAAGACAATCAGCAACAACCACATGGAG TTGGAGGATGTGtctgaacagcaggaggaagggtctgccaggaagaaaaagaggaagaaaaagaagggtAAAGGCACAACGGAGGATGTTATAGTCCAGGCAGAAGAACCACGAATGCCTCAAGAGCCTCCAAAGTTTGAG GATGAAGAAGAGTTCCCTGGCTTGGCTCCTGCTTCAGTCCGAGCTGACAGgctgctcctcagcagcagtGTAAAGCTATGCAATGAG GGAAACCAAAGAGAAGGAGACCAGCACCCCTCCAGGGACCAGAACACTGAGAAACCCCCGACAGCAAAGAGTCAGTCAACAGAAACCACCAAGAAAGGGCAG AAAGCTGAAAAGGTCTCTGGGAAGAAAAGCAAAGTGCCTGTCCAGCTCGACATTGGAAACATGCTGGCTGCCCTGGAAAAGAAGCAACAGTCTCAGAAAGCCAAACAGGATGCCAAACCGCTCATCCTCTCAG TTGGCGGAGGACTTCCAGTTGTTCAGAAACAACAGTCAGGCCTGAAGAAGCCTCCCTGGCAGCAGGATAAGATCGCTCATAATCCCCTGGACTCCACCAGCCCTCTGGTAAAGAAAGGCAAGCAGAGAGAGGTGCCCAAAGCCAAGAAACCCACTCCTCTCAAGAGG GttattttgaaagagagagaggagcgaaaACAGAGGcgtctgctggaggagagaggactgCTGCCTGAAGAGGAGTCCAGACCTCTCCATGAtgccacagaggaagaagagcagtgTGACACGAACGACACCG ATGAGGTGGACGGCCCTCGGGAGGAGTTGGACGATGAGACGGACTTGAACGACACGAGTCAGATCGCAGAAGACGGTGATGAAGAGACTGGAATAGAagagagcgagcagcagcaAGTCACCTCAGCCGAGTcccacacagcacacacacctaAGATCCACAGCAGAAAGTTTAGAga CTACTGCAGCCAGATGCTGAGCAAGGACGTGGACGAGTGTGTGAGCaccctgctgaaggagctggtcCGCTTCCAGGACCGCTTGTACCAGAAGGATCCCATGAAGGCCCGCATGAAGAGACGCATCGTGATGGGCCTCCGGGAAGTCCTCAAGCACCTCAAACTCAGGAAAGTCAAGTGCGTCATCATCTCGCCCAACTGTGAACGCATCCAGGCCAAAG GCGGTCTGGACGAGGCTCTGCACACCATCATCGACACGTGTCGAGAGCAGGACGTGCCCTTCGTCTTCGCTCTGTCCAGGAAGGCTCTGGGCCGCTGTGTCAACAAGGCCGTGCCCGTCAGCCTGGTGGGCATCTTCAACTACGACGGCGctcag GACTTCTACCACAAGATGATCGAGCTGTCGTCCGAGGCCAGGAGAGCCTACGAGCTGATGGTGTCGGGCCTGGAGCCGAGCGGCCAGGCGGAGACGGAGCAGGAAGCGAACGCTGACGAGCAGCAGATCAACACCGAGGAGCTGAAGCCTGATCAGGACTGCACACTGCCAGAGGAACCAGAGTACA taAAAGTTTGGAAGAAAATGCTGGAGAAGAGCTGCAGCCATGCGATCCTGACCTTcgaggagcagctgagctccCTGCACTTCAACAGTGAATGTACTGAAAACAGTGAGGAAGACGAGAGGAGTTGA